The Treponema succinifaciens DSM 2489 region TAAAATACGCTCAGCTCTTTGTTCAGCAGTAATTTCAGGAAGCCAGTCCTCGCAACCTTTTCCGCCAACAAAAGGAACTTTTATAGCCTTGTGCATATTGCCGCTTACGCTGATATAAGGCGGACGGAAAAATTCGCTTCTTTTGCCGATGCACTTTTCTATAAGAGATTCAGTTTTTTCATATTCGTCCTGAATCATGGCAATGCTCATTTTTGACATATCGGAATGCGTAAATGAATGATTTTGAATGTCGCATCCCATTTTAAATGCGCGCCTTACAACTTTTGCAGAGTCTTCATTGATTTTGTTTCCGACTAAAAAAAATGACGCCGGAATCCTATTAAATTCAAGAACATCTAGCATGTCTGACATAACATTTGCATTAGGTCCGTCATCAAACGAAAGCGTTATATATTTCATAAACTTCTTTTGTATTCTTCAATTTGCTGCTTTAGATTTTGAATATGATGATTAAACATAAAGTCAATGAGGCTTGCGGAAATTACCTTTATATATTCAGCACGTCTTTCTTTTTTTACAACCGATGGAACAAGATTTTTTTCATATTTAACCACATTCATCAGCAAACGGTCCATTCTTCCGTTTCCGTCAGCCCAAGGATGAATTGAAGCAAGCTTAAAATGAGATTCAAAACTTAATTTATATGCGTTTTCAATGTCATCTGAATCAGTTTTTTCAAGTTCTTCATTGAGCCAGCCGCAGAATTCTTGAAGCCTGTCAGGAACTTTTTGCCAAGCAAGATAAGATTTTCCGCCGCGCCCAGCACTTACATTCAAAAGCCTTAATTCTCCTTTTGCAGAAGAAAAAGAACCTGCAACTGTATTATAAGCGGAATCTATATTTTTCATTAAAGTTCCAGAAAGAGAACAAAGAAACCCAACTGTTATTTTTTCGTGTTTTCTT contains the following coding sequences:
- a CDS encoding polysaccharide deacetylase family protein, which translates into the protein MKYITLSFDDGPNANVMSDMLDVLEFNRIPASFFLVGNKINEDSAKVVRRAFKMGCDIQNHSFTHSDMSKMSIAMIQDEYEKTESLIEKCIGKRSEFFRPPYISVSGNMHKAIKVPFVGGKGCEDWLPEITAEQRAERILKSAEDGQIVLLHVMEENYATVQAVKSVIPVLKSRGYEFVNLPELFRIKNINPCIPSHIWTTVK
- a CDS encoding Fic family protein, producing MKNEIIAVLNEYNSLGINQQLDYDKFYLYSIITHSTAIEGSTITEIENQVLFDNGISCSKPISEQFMNLDLKKAYEQSFDFARKHEKITVGFLCSLSGTLMKNIDSAYNTVAGSFSSAKGELRLLNVSAGRGGKSYLAWQKVPDRLQEFCGWLNEELEKTDSDDIENAYKLSFESHFKLASIHPWADGNGRMDRLLMNVVKYEKNLVPSVVKKERRAEYIKVISASLIDFMFNHHIQNLKQQIEEYKRSL